In the genome of Luteitalea pratensis, the window GCAGCTCGACCTCGTCGGCCTGGACGCGCACGAGTTCGCGTTCGGGCGTGACGATGCTGAGCGTGAGCTGGCTGGCCATGCGATCCGTTGCCTTCCGCTTACTGCTTCAGGGAGGCGGCCTTCTCGAGCGCCTCCGCGATGGTGCCGACCATATAGAACGCCTGCTCCGGGACGGCGTCGTGCTTGCCGTCTACGATTTCGCGGAAGCCGGCGATCGTGTCGGCAATGGTCACGTACTTGCCCTTGAAGCCGGTGAACTGCTCGGCCACATGGAATGGCTGGCTGAGGAAGAACTGGATCTTCCGGGCCCGGGCGACCGTCAGCTTGTCCTCTTCCGAGAGCTCGTCGAGGCCGAGGATCGCGATGATGTCCTGCAGGTCCTTGTAGCGCTGCAACACCTGCTTGACGCGGCGGGCGACCGCGTAGTGATCCTCGCCGAGGATGCGCGGGTCGAGGATGCGCGACGTCGACGCGAGCGGATCGACGGCCGGGTAGATGCCGAGCGACGCGATGTCACGCGAGAGGTTGGTCGTCGCGTCGAGGTGGGCGAACGTCGTCGCCGGCGCCGGGTCGGTGTAGTCGTCGGCAGGCACGTAGATGGCCTGCACCGAGGTGATCGAGCCCTTCTTGGTGGAAGTGATGCGCTCCTGCATCTCGCCCATCTCGGTGGCGAGCGTCGGCTGATAGCCGACCGCGCTCGGCATGCGGCCGAGGAGCGCCGAGACCTCGGACCCGGCCTGCGTGAACCGGAAGATGTTGTCGATGAACAGCAGCACGTCCTTGCCTTCCGCGTCGCGGAAGTACTCGGCGACCGTGAGGCCGGTGAGTGCCACGCGCAGACGTGCGCCGGGCGGCTCGGTCATCTGGCCGTAGACGAGCGCGGCGCGTGACTTGGACGGATCGTCGACGTTGATGACGCCGCTCTCCTGGAACTCCAGCCAGAGGTCGTTGCCCTCGCGGGTGCGCTCGCCGACGCCAGCAAACACCGACACGCCGCCGTGCTTGATCGCGATGTTGTGGATCAGTTCCTGGATGATGACCGTCTTGCCGACGCCGGCGCCACCGAACAGGCCGATCTTGCCGCCCTGCAGGTACGGCTCGAGCAGGTCGATGACCTTGATCCCGGTCTCGAACATCTCCAGACGGGTCGACTGCTCCTCGAGCGTGGGCGCGGCCCGGTGGATCGGCCAGTGCTGTTCGGAGACGACGGGGCGATCCGGGTAGTCCACCGGTTCGCCGAGTACGTTCAGCACGCGGCCGAGCGTGGCCGGGCCGACGGGGACGGTGATCGGCGCGCCGAGGTCGAGCGCTTCCATTCCGCGCTGCAGTCCGTCGGTCGGCTTCATCGCGACCGTGCGCACGCGACCCTCGCCGAGGTGCTGTTCGACTTCCGCGATGATGTCGGTGGGCTCGGCGCCGTCAACCCCGGGCAGTCGGACGCGGATGGCGTTGTAGATCGAGGGGAGGTGGCCCCCCTCGAACTCGATGTCGAGCACCGGCCCGATGATCTGGACGATGCGACCGACCTGGTGCTGTTCGGCGATAGCGTTGGCCATGGCTGTTGTCTGTTCCTAGAGCGCCTGCGCGCCGGATACCACTTCGATGATCTCGCGGGTGATCGCGGCCTGCCGCACCTTGTTCATGTACAGCGTCAGCTTGTCGACCATCTCCTGCGCGTTGCTCGTGGCGGCGTCCATCGCGGTCATCCGCGCGGCATGCTCGGCGGCCGCGGACTCGAGCAGCGCGCGGTAGACCTGGATCTCCACGTGTCGCGGCACGATCACCTTGAGCAACTCGTCGGCCGACGGCTCGTACAGGTAGTCCACCTGCGGACCTTCGACGCCGCCGTTCTCGGGCGTGAGGCGCGGGATCGGCAGCAGGCGCTCGATCACCACGTTCTGGCTCATCACCGACTTGAACTCGTTGTACAGCAGGTACACCGAACTGACGCGGCCTTCGGCGAACGCCTCGATCGCGGATGCGGCCAGTTCCTGTGCGTGCGAGTACTTCACCAACTGGAAGATGTTGACCGCCTCGTAACGGACGTCGACGCGACGGCGCACGAAGAAGTCGCGGGCCTTGCGGCCGATCAGCGCCATCGCGACCTGCCGGTCCGGCGTGTCCTCCAGGAACGTGGCGGCCTTCTTCAGGATGTTGCTGTTGAAGCTGCCACAGAGGCCGCGGTCCGCGGAGATCACGATGAGCAGCGGCGGTGCGCCGGGGACCTCGGATTCACGCAGCAGCGGATGCGCCTCGGGATCGACGCGCCTGGCGATGCTGCTCATCACCCGCAGCGCCTGCCGGGCGTACGGTCGCGCGCCGATGATGCGTTGCTGGGCCCGGCGCAACTTGCTCGCCGAGACCATCTTCATCGCCTTGGTGATCTGTTGCGTCGACTTGACCGCACGGACCCGGCGACGGATGTCAATGAGGGAAGGCATAGGGCCGCCTACGCAACTCCCGCTGGCTTGATCCGGGTGGTGAAGTCCTTCTGGTACTCCTCGGTCGCGGAGAGCAACTCGGCCTCGATGTCCTTGCTGATGTCCTTCTGCTCGGTGATGGCCGCGAGGATCCCCGGCCGCCGCGCGGCGAGGTAGGCGTGGAAGCCCTTCTCCCACTCGCCCACATCGGTCAGATCGACGGCGTCGAGGTGGCCGCGCGTCGCCACCCACAGGATGGCCACCTGGCTGGCCGCGGTGAGCGGCTGGTACTGCGGCTGCTTGAGGACCTCGACCAGCCGGACGCCACGGTGCAACTGCTGCTGCGTCGCCTTGTCGAGGTCGCTGCCGAACTGCGCGAACGCCGCCAGCGCGCGGTACTGCGCGAGGTCGAGGCGCAGCGACCCGGCCACCTTGCGCATCGCCTTGATCTGGGCCGAGCCGCCGACGCGCGACACCGAGTTGCCGACGTTGATGGCAGGCCGGACGCCCTGGTGGAACAGGTCGCTCTCGAGGAAGATCTGGCCGTCGGTGATCGAGATCACGTTGGTCGGGATGTAGGCCGAGAGGTCGCCGGCCTGCGTCTCGATGATCGGCAGCGCGGTCAGCGAGCCGCCGCCCATGCTGTCGTTCAGCTTGGCCGCGCGCTCGAGCAGGCGCGAGTGCAGGTAGAACACGTCGCCCGGATACGCCTCGCGTCCTGGTGGACGACGGAGCAGCAGCGAGATTTCACGGTAGGCCTGCGCGTGCTTGGAGAGGTCGTCGTAGATCACGAGGGCGTGACGACCCGTGTCGCGGAAGAACTCGCCCATCGTGCAGCCCGAGTACGGGCTGATGTACAGCATCGTCGCCGGGTCGGACGCGCCCGCGGCGACAACGATCGTGTAACGCAGCGCGTCGTTCTCCTCGAGCGTGCGCACGACCTGCGCGATCGTCGACTGCTTCTGGCCGATCGCGACGTAGATGCAGATGACGCCGGTGTCCTTCTGGTTCAGGATCGTGTCGACGGCGACGGCGGTCTTGCCGGTCTGGCGGTCGCCGATCAGCAACTCGCGCTGGCCGCGGCCGATCGGCACCATCCCGTCGATCGCCTTGAGCCCGGTCTGCAGTGGCTCGCGGACCGGCTGGCGGTCGACAACGCCAGGCGCGATGCGTTCGATCGGGTCGAACCGTTCAGCGTTGATCGGGCCCTTGCCGTCGACTGGCTGTCCGAGCGCGTTCACCACTCGGCCGAGCAGCTCTTCGCCTACCGGGACCGAAATGATCCGGCCGGTGCGGCGGACCTGGTCACCCTCACGGATCCTGGTGGCTTCCCCGAGCAGCACCGTGCCGACCGAGTCTTCCTCGAGGTTGAGGGCGATACCGAACACGCCGTGCGGGAACTCGATCATCTCGCCGGCCATGCACCGCTCGATGCCCTGGACGCGGGCGATGGCGTCACCGACGGAGAGCACGGTGCCGACTTCGGCCACGTCCACGTCGGCCTGGAAGCCGCCGATCTGCTCGCGGATGATGCGGGAGATGTCGTCTGCTTTGATCGTCATGGGTCAGGGTTCGATGAAGAATTGGCGGTTCGCGCAGGATCAGCCCTGCTGGACGAACTGCTCCTTGATGCGGGCCAGCTGGCGGGCAAGGCTGCCGTCGTACACGAGAGTGCCGACGCGAGTCACGGCGCCGCCGATGATCCCGGGGTCGACGCGGGTCGTGACCGTCACGTGCTGGTCGGTCGCCTGCGACAGCGCGTCGCGCAGGCGGTCCACCTGCGCGCCGCTCATCGGCACCGCGGTCGTGATCTCGGCATCGACGCGCCGCTCGGCGCGGTTCACGAGCGCCTTGAGTTCCTTGATGATCCCGAACAGGCCGGCCGGTTGGCGCATCTGCGCCAGGATCAACAGCGTCTGACGGGCCGCCGGTGCGGTACCCAGCAACTCGGCCACCTGCGTGATGGCGGCCATCTTCCGGTCGGCAGGCACGAACACGGACATCAGCGCGTCGCGGAGCTCGGCCTCTTGGCCGAGGAGCGCCGCGAATTGCTCGAGGCTGTCGAGCGTGGCGCGCGCTGCGCCCTTGGGTTGCGTGGCCTGAAACAGCGCCCGGCCGGCGCGCTTGGCGTCGAGCGACGTCATTGCACGTTCCTCATCTGGCTGGCGTACTGGTCCACCAGGGCCGACTGCTCGGCGGGCGTCAGCGTGCTGCGCAGCCTGGCATCGGCGACGTCGACTGCGAGCGCCGCCGCGTGGGCGCGCAACTCGGCGCGGGCGTTGCGGGTCTGCGACGCGATTTCGCGACGCGCCTGCTCCACGAGTCGGTCGCGCTCGGTCTCTGCCGCAGCGCGGATTCGGGTCCGCTCGGCTGCGAGCTCCTCGGCGCTTCGTGCACGCATCTGTTCGAGCTCGCCCGGCAACGCGGCCAGCTTGGACTCGATCTCGGACAGGCGCGCGCTCGCCGTCGCGCGCATCTCCGCGGCATCGACGAGGTCCTTGCGGATCTGCGCGCCACGAGCGGCCAGATGCTCGGCAACCGGCTTGCGCCCGAACCAGTAGAGGATGCCCGCCAGGATCGCGAAATTGGCGATGCGGGCGAGAGTGACCCAGATGCTCTCACCGTGCGACTCGCCGTGCGGGGCGGCGGGAGCATGGGCGCCAGCGGGCGCGGCTTGCTCACCGGCCGGCGCAGCGTGGCCGGCATCCGGTGCGGCGTGATCGGCCTTCGCGTCGGACTGACCCACGGAGGCGGGTTCGGCGTGCGCGGGGGTAGAGGGCCCTGCGGGTTCGGCGGGCTGGGCGTACGCACCAGCGGCAACCAGGACCACGACACCCGCGAGCAAGACCACGACAAACGGGGAACTCGTCTTCGGGTGCTCCAGCTTTCCCATCGTCGGCAGCGGCATCAGCGTGTGCGTCCCGCGAGACGGTCGGCGAGTTGCTCGCCGAGTTGCTGGGCATCCAGCTCGAGCTGGGTCTTTGCGGCAGCGGTGTCCGCTGCCAATGCGACGCGAGCCTGCGCCAGGTCGGCGTCGGCCTGTTCGCGGGCAGCGGTAATCAACGAGGCGCGCTCGTCCTGGCCACGCTTCCTCATGTCGTCGAGCTCGCGGTGGAATTCGGCCCTGGCGGCGGTCGTCCTGGAGTCGAACTCTTCGCTCGCTCGGCGCGCCTCGGCCGCGCTGCGCTCCGCCAGCGCGCGCGCCGACCGGACCGCCTCCTCGCGCGCGTGCATCACGCGAAGGAGTGGCTTGAAGAACAACTGCTGAAGGATGACCGTCAGCAGTAGCACGAGCGCAATGACCCACAGGACCAACAGGTCCGGTAACACGGTGCCTCCGGGAGTAACCGACGTGGGCGGGGCGCTCCCCGCCGCGGCAAGACACTGGCACAGGGGATAGTCAGCGTGCCAGCTGAAACACGCATTTATACCATCATCCGAAAAAGTCGTGCAACACAGCGAGGGCCTGCGACGTAGCGGGCGGGCACCTTCCCGCCACACCTGTCGAGGGGTTACGGCAGCGCTCGACGTGGCTAGTTGGCCACAAGAGCAGGTTTACGCCCACGACTCGCTTGAGTTGAGTACGTCGTGGGCGAATCGGCTCAGGGCTCAGGACTCAGGGCTCTCAGTGCTCTCTGAGCCTTGGGCCTTGAGCCATGAGCCACCCAAGTGAACGCCGGTTTTTTAGGATCTAGGGATGGCCAGCGCGTTGACCGGGAACCGAATCGACGCCGACCGGTCAGCGAAGGAAGACGCGCGTTGGCAGCGTGGCCGGGACCACGCGACCCACGCGTGCCGCGGTCACGCCGGCGTCGCCGAGTGCCGCCAGGATGGTCTCGGCCGACGCGGCGTCAACCGAGGCGAGCAGGCCGCCGGAGGTCTGGGGGTCGAAAGCCAGCGCGAGGAGGTCGGGCGGCACCGTGCCCGCGTCCACCACGGCGCCGAAATGCGCCCGGTTGTTCACCAGTCCGCCGGTTCGGTTGCCGAGGGCGAGGTCCCGCGCACCAGGCAGCACGGGGAGCGCCGCGGCGTCGATCTCGAAGGCCACCCCACTCGCGGTCGCCATCTCAGAGGCATGGCCCACCAATCCGAAGCCGGTCACGTCGGTGCAACCGTGCACGACGCCAGGCAGTCCGCGCAGGACCTCCGCGGCCACTCGATTCGTGCCCTGCATCGAGGTCATGGCGCCGGCCAGCACGTCGGCATCGGTCCGCCCGAACTTCGCCGCCGTCGCGATCACGCCGGTGCCCAGGGCCTTGGTGACGATGAGGACGTCACCGGCGCGGGCGCCGGCATTGGTCCACACCGCGGCCGGCGCGACAAGCCCGGTCACCGCGTAGCCGAACTTCACTTCGAGATCCTGGACGGTGTGTCCGCCCAGCAGCGCCACGCCGCACTCCTGGAGGACCGACAAGCCACCGGCGAAGATCGCCTTCACGATCTCCACGGCGAAATCCTTGGCTGGAAACGCGGCGATCGCAAGCGCCGTGATCGGACGTCCGCCCATCGCGTAGACGTCACTCACGGCATTGGCCGCGGCAATCCTGCCATACGCGAATGGGTCGTCGACGATGGGCGTGAAGAAGTCGACAGTCTGCACCAGCGCCATGTCGCCGACAACGAACACACCGGCATCGTCCGCGTTCCGGTAGTCGACCAGGACACGGGGATCCGAGGGCACGGGCAGATCGCTCAGCACCTGAGCGAGCTCGCCAGCGGCGAGCTTGCTCGCTCAACCGGCGCAGGCGGCGTAGTCGGTCAGTCTCTTCATGGTTCCATTGACGGCCTTCGGCATTGGGCCTTCGGCCTTCGACATACAGCATTCCGCCCACCTTCGCGTCTCGGCTTCGGCGCGTTCGGCGTTCGGCGTGCGGCGTTCGGCGTTCGGCGTTCGGCGTTCGGCGTTCGGCAGTATTGTTAGTCTTTACTTACCTTTCGACCAAGTACTCGTACAGGCGAATGAGTTCGTCTTCGTTGACGAATTCGATCTCGACGCGGCCGCCCTTGCCCTTGCGCTGGATGTGCACGCGGGTGCCGAGCACGACACGCAGTCGCTCCTCGGCCTGGCGCGTGTGGACGTCCTTCTCGGCAACGTCGGGCTTTGCCACGTCAATCGGCGGAGGCGCGGACAGCTTCCGGGCGAGCGCTTCGGTGGCGCGGACCGACATCCCGCTCGCGACCACGCGGTCCACCGCCTTGAGCAGGGTCGCGGTGTCTTCCACGGCCAGCAGCGCACGCGCGTGCCCCATCGAGAGCTCTCCGGAAGCGACGCGGGCGCGCACCTGCTCGGGCAGACGGAGCAACCGCAGGTAATTGGCGATCGAGGCGCGATCCTTGCCCACCGCGACAGCAATCTGCTCCTGCGTGAGGCCGGATTCGTCGCCCATGCGCTTGTAGGCCTGCGCTTCCTCGATGGGATTCAGGTCCTCGCGCTGGATGTTCTCGATCAGCGCGGTCTGGAGCAGTTTCTCGTCGCTGACGTCGGAGACGTGAACCGGCAGCTTCAGCAGGCCCGCGATCTGTGCTGCCCGCCACCGGCGCTCGCCGGCGACGATCTCGAAGCGCTCGCCCTTGCGGCGCACGACGATCGGCTGCACCAAGCCTGCGCTGCTGATCGACTCGGCCAATTCCTGCAACTTCACGTCGTCGAACCGAGTCCGAGGCTGCAACGGGTTGGGGTCGATCAGATCGAGGTCTACCTCCCGTTGTGGTTGCCTGGCCTCAACGACAGCTACCGGAGGCGCGACCGGCACGGCCGGTTTTTCGGGGATGAGGGCGCTGAGCCCTCGCCCGAGTGCAGGACGACGTTCAGGTTTCGGTGCCACGGCGGATCAGGCCTTCGCGGACGCGGCGCGACGAGGCGCCGCGCCATTGCGGGACAGGAGTTCATGGGAAAGGGCGACGTAGGCCTCGGCGCCACGCGACCGGGGGTCGTACAGCAGGACGGGTAACCCGTGGCTCGGCGCTTCCGCCAGGCGAACATTTCGGGGGATGACCGTGTTGAAGACCTTCTCTTCGAAGAACTGCCGGATCTCCCTGGCGACTTGGGCGCCGAGATTCGTGCGATCCCCGTACATGGTCAACACGACTCCCTCCACGTCGAGACCAGGGTTGAGACTGTTGCCGATCCTGGACAACGTCGCCATCAGGTCCGCCAGTCCCTCGAGCGCAAAATACTCGCAGTGCAACGGGATCAGGACCGTGTCGGCCGCCACCAGCGCATTGAGAGTCAGCAACCCGAGCGATGGGGGCGTATCGATGAGGATGAAGTCGTAGCGGTCCCGCACGGTTGCCAGGAGTTTGCGCAGGCGGCGCTCACGTTCCTCGAGGGGCACCAATTCCACTTCCGCTCCGGCCAGATGACGGTCGGCGGGAACGAGATGAAGCAGGTCCACTGGCGTCTGGAGAATCGGCAACTCGCCGTGCCCGAGCAGTGCCTCGTACACCGTGTGCTCGGTCCCCGCCTTCTGGCCCAGGCCGCTGGTGAGATTCCCCTGCGGATCCATGTCGACGACGAGGACGCGCTGATCGGCCATCGCAAGCGACGCGGCGAGGTTGATCGTGGTGGTGGTCTTGCCGACCCCACCCTTCTGGTTGGACACCGCGATGATCTTGCTCATGACCTGATGGCTGCCTGGCGGGATGGCGAGCGACCAAGGAGGGGTCGCCGTGACGTCGTCGCCCAACAGCGGCAACGGACGAACCCGGGGCGAACCGGCAGGATACCATCGCATGGCCCGACGTCGCCTCGACTGGTTGGTTCGCTTGGGTGAACCCACATTAGAGACCACCTGTAGAGCTGAGACAGCTAGGCACAACGACTGATGTGCTCTGTGGTGTTCCACGTGGAGCACTGAAGAGCTTCGCGGAGTTGGGGCCGTTTGGCGACGTTCCAGCACAACAGGATCCCGTCAGCTTGCGCCGAGTGCGTACTGGTGAGGAACTCTGTGTGCCACTACGATGTTCCACGTGGAACATGTGCCCAATAGGGCTTAGGGCTTAGGGCTCAAGCCTCAAGCCTCCAGCCTCAGAGACGAGCCCCAAAGCCGTCCAGTAGTTCGGCGTTCAGCGTTCGACGTTCGTCACTCTCAGGTTGGTGTTCCACGTGGAACACCGCGTCCCAACATCCAAGCTCAGGCGGCTTTTCGGATCACCAGCAGGCGGCTTCGAAGCGACTCCACGAGAGGAAAATCGCGTTCGACCCGCAGCGGCAGGGGCACCACTGGCGCAGGTTGCGCACCACTCAAGAACCACAACTGTTGACCGCCTGGCCGCAATGCGGCGCCAAATAGACGCAATTGCTCTGTTTCCGCCCTGACGGCCCGGATAGAAACGACATCCACGGCAGAAAACAGGGAGGGTCTGGACAGGACCTGCTCGAACCGTGCGGTCTCTACCGTGCACATGGCCAGTGCCAGATGACGTACGACCTCCCGCAGAAACACGGACTTCCGCGTCTTGACCTCGATCATCGTCAGGGCCAGTTCGGGCCTCGCAATCTTCAGGGGTATGGCCGGTGACCCGCCACCAGATCCGATATCGACGAGGATGCGTGCGTCGTCCGCGATCGCGGCCGCCGCAAGGATGGGTTCGACAATCAGGCGATCAACAGCTGCATCCGGGTCGTCCAGCGCCGTGAGGTTCATGCGCCGATTCCATCGGTCAAGCAAGAGCAGGTAGTCGACCAGTTGCTCGACCTGCGAGTCTGGCAACCGCCCCCCGACCTTTGCCAGCCGACGTTCGACCCGCTTTCGTGCGTCGTGCATGTGCGCAGCGCGTACGCCGACAACCGTCATGCGACCTCCTCCGCTGGAAGAGGTCTGCCGATCAGTCCGGCGAGCCTCCAGAAGAGATGTCGTCCGCAGCGACCGTGGCCGACAGGGTCCGCCGCGAAATAGCCGCCGAGACCAGGGCGAGTGCTGCTGGAGTCATGCCCGACACCGATCCGGCCATGGCCACCGTCGTCGGCCGGACTTCCGTCAGGCGCTGCTGCAACTCCCGCGACAACCCGGGGAGATCGGTGAACGAGAAGTGAACGGGCACGCGCTGCGATGCATAGCGTTCTGCCCGCAGGACTTCCTGCTCCTGTCGCCGGACGTAGCCGACGTACCGGCAATCAGCGTCCAGGCTGGCGATGTCGAGTGTGGGGGTCAGCGGGTCGAGGTCCAGTCCGAGCGCGGATTCCGTCCTGACCAGGTCGGACAGTCGAATGGACGGGTTGCGCAGCGCCTCAGCCGCGGCGACGCGGTCGCCGGAGCCAATCCTGACCAGGGTGGACTGCAGGCGGGTCGTGTTCGTCGTGTACCGCTGCCGCCTGGTTTCGAACCGCGCCCAGCGCTCGTCGGACACGGTGCCAAGGGAACGCCCAATCGGCGTGAGGCGCAAATCGGCGTTGTCGATGCGCAGCCGCAGCCGGTGCTCGGCCCGCGACGTGAACATCCGGTAAGGCTCGAGGCACCCACGCGTGACGAGGTCGTCGACGAGGATGCCGACATAGCTTTCGTGCCGTCCGAGGACGATTGGCGGCCGGTTGGTCGCCCTCAGGCCGGCGTTGACGCCAGCCACCCACCCTTGGGCGGCGGCCTCTTCGTATCCGGAGGTGCCGTTGATCTGGCCGGCGAAGTACAGCCCTCCAATCGTTTTCACTTCCAGCGTGTGGTGAAGGCTCGTTGGCTGGATGAAGTCGTACTCGACGGCGTAACCGGGCCGGATCAGTTCGGCGTCCCCAAGACCTGGCAGCGCGCGAACCACCGCGTGCTGCACCTCGGCAGGCAGGCTCATCGAGAAGCCGTTGATGTAGATCTCGTCCACGTCCAGGCCTTCGGGCTCGAGGAAGACCTGATGCGCCTCCTTGTCGGGGAAGCGCATGACCTTGTCCTCGAGCGAAGGGCAATACCGCGGGCCTATCCCTGTGATCTGACCGTTATATAGAGGTGAGTCCGCGACCGACGCACGAACCAGCCGATGGACGCGCTCGTTCGTCCGCGTCGTGTGACAGCACACTTGCGGCTGCGGCAGTTCCGCGGTCTGGAAGGAGAACGGGACAGGTTCCTCGTCGCCGGCCTGTGCCGTCAGCGCCGAGAAGTCGATCGATCGCCTGTGAACGCGTGGCGGCGTGCCCGTCTTCAGCCGTCCCCCTGCCAAGCCCAGCGATCTGATGGACGCGGCAAGTGCGACCGCTGCGGGTTCGTCGTATCGGCCCGCCCGGCGCTGCTCGCGACCGACATGGATCAACCCGTCCAGGAACGTCCCCGTCGTCACCACGACCTGTGCGGCTTCGAGGCAGTGGCCGCCCTCCAGGCGAACGCCACGGACGGCCTCACGCTGCACGATGAGCTCGGAGACCTGCCCATACAACATCGTGACGCCGGGAGCCCACTCGAGGCGCTCGAGGAGGGCTTCGGCGTACAGCCGCTTGTCCGCTTGCGCACGCGGCGACCAGACGGCGGGGCCACGGCTGCGGTTCAGGAGCCTGAACTGGATGCCGGTCGCGTCGATGGCCTGGCCCATCAAACCACCGAGCGCATCGATTTCACGCACCAGGTGACCCTTGGCAGTTCCGCCGATCGCTGGATTACAGGGCATTTGCCCTACTGTTGAGGGCGCTAAGGTGCAGACCACGACCGTCGCGCCAAGCCGCGACGCGGCCCACGCGGCCTCGATGCCCGCGTGACCGGCGCCAATCACGACCACGTCTGCGCGATCCAATGAGTCAGTCATCGCTTACTTGATTGGCACGGACGGTCGTCCACCTGGATGCAGGGACTCCACCGCCTGCAAGAGCTACTTCCCGAGGCAGAACGTCGAGAATATCGACGCCAGGACATCGTCTGCACTTTCGACGCCGCGCAGATCCTGGAGGGCGGTCAAGGCCTCCTTCAGGTCGGCGAGGATGTACTCCTCCGACCCGCCGGCGCGCGCCGTCGAGACCGCCTGCGACAGCGCCATTCCACACTCCGCCGCCAGCGATCGATGCCTGGCCCTCGTAAGAGTGACACCGTCCCACGTCGCCTGGCCGAGGATCGCCGCCAGTCGTGATTCGAGGGCCGCGATACCGGCGCCGTCCTTCGCGCTGACGACCAGTGCGTCCGGGCCGCACCACGATGGCACTGGAAGCGCGGCTGAGGTTCGCGTATCGCCCTTGCTGATTACACAGATGCGGGATCGCCCGCCAAGCGTGTCCCACAACCGCCGCGCCGACGACGCATCATCGCCATCGTCACCGAGGTCGAGCACCAACACGACGACGTCTGCCGACGCCACACTCTCCTCTGCCCGCGATACGCCCTCACGCTCCACCGCGTCGGTTGCCTCACGGATGCCGGCCGTGTCCACCAGTGTCACCGGGACACCGCCAAACGTCGCGCCCTCCGCCAACAGATCCCGGGTCGTCCCAGGCACCGGTGTGACGATGGCCCGGTCGCGCTTGAGGAGGGCATTGAACAGGCTCGACTTCCCTGCATTCGGCACCCCGGCGATCACGACCAGTGCACCATCCCGCAGGCGCTGACCCGACGCGGCCGATCCCATCAACCGCTCGCACGTCGTCGAGAGGCCCTCCAGCCTGCCGACCAGTGCCTCCGGTTCGATGAAATGAAACCCCTCGTCCGGAAAATCCAGGGACGCTTCGAGCAGTGCCCGCAGTTGCGCGATCTCGTCGCCCATCGCCGCAATGGCGCGGCTCAACGCGCCTTCGAGGTGTGAGGAGGCGACGCGCACCTGCGCGGCAGTCGTCGCGTCGATCAGGTCGGCCACGGCTTCTGCCTGGATCAGGTCGAGTTTGCCGTTCAGGTAGGCACGCAGCGTGAACTCGCCCGGGCGCGCCACGCGCGCGCCCCGTGCCACGCAGGCCTGGAGCACCGCGTCCACGATGACCGGACTGCCATGCGTGCTGATCTCGGCGGCGTCCTCTCCGGTGAAGGAGTGCGGCGCAGCAAACGTCGTGATCACCGCTGAATCGCTGAGACCGTCGGGCAGTCGCAACTGCACGTG includes:
- a CDS encoding ParB/RepB/Spo0J family partition protein, translated to MAPKPERRPALGRGLSALIPEKPAVPVAPPVAVVEARQPQREVDLDLIDPNPLQPRTRFDDVKLQELAESISSAGLVQPIVVRRKGERFEIVAGERRWRAAQIAGLLKLPVHVSDVSDEKLLQTALIENIQREDLNPIEEAQAYKRMGDESGLTQEQIAVAVGKDRASIANYLRLLRLPEQVRARVASGELSMGHARALLAVEDTATLLKAVDRVVASGMSVRATEALARKLSAPPPIDVAKPDVAEKDVHTRQAEERLRVVLGTRVHIQRKGKGGRVEIEFVNEDELIRLYEYLVER
- a CDS encoding ATP synthase F0 subunit B → MPLPTMGKLEHPKTSSPFVVVLLAGVVVLVAAGAYAQPAEPAGPSTPAHAEPASVGQSDAKADHAAPDAGHAAPAGEQAAPAGAHAPAAPHGESHGESIWVTLARIANFAILAGILYWFGRKPVAEHLAARGAQIRKDLVDAAEMRATASARLSEIESKLAALPGELEQMRARSAEELAAERTRIRAAAETERDRLVEQARREIASQTRNARAELRAHAAALAVDVADARLRSTLTPAEQSALVDQYASQMRNVQ
- the atpG gene encoding ATP synthase F1 subunit gamma, with the translated sequence MPSLIDIRRRVRAVKSTQQITKAMKMVSASKLRRAQQRIIGARPYARQALRVMSSIARRVDPEAHPLLRESEVPGAPPLLIVISADRGLCGSFNSNILKKAATFLEDTPDRQVAMALIGRKARDFFVRRRVDVRYEAVNIFQLVKYSHAQELAASAIEAFAEGRVSSVYLLYNEFKSVMSQNVVIERLLPIPRLTPENGGVEGPQVDYLYEPSADELLKVIVPRHVEIQVYRALLESAAAEHAARMTAMDAATSNAQEMVDKLTLYMNKVRQAAITREIIEVVSGAQAL
- the atpD gene encoding F0F1 ATP synthase subunit beta, which produces MANAIAEQHQVGRIVQIIGPVLDIEFEGGHLPSIYNAIRVRLPGVDGAEPTDIIAEVEQHLGEGRVRTVAMKPTDGLQRGMEALDLGAPITVPVGPATLGRVLNVLGEPVDYPDRPVVSEQHWPIHRAAPTLEEQSTRLEMFETGIKVIDLLEPYLQGGKIGLFGGAGVGKTVIIQELIHNIAIKHGGVSVFAGVGERTREGNDLWLEFQESGVINVDDPSKSRAALVYGQMTEPPGARLRVALTGLTVAEYFRDAEGKDVLLFIDNIFRFTQAGSEVSALLGRMPSAVGYQPTLATEMGEMQERITSTKKGSITSVQAIYVPADDYTDPAPATTFAHLDATTNLSRDIASLGIYPAVDPLASTSRILDPRILGEDHYAVARRVKQVLQRYKDLQDIIAILGLDELSEEDKLTVARARKIQFFLSQPFHVAEQFTGFKGKYVTIADTIAGFREIVDGKHDAVPEQAFYMVGTIAEALEKAASLKQ
- a CDS encoding ATP synthase F0 subunit B, with protein sequence MLPDLLVLWVIALVLLLTVILQQLFFKPLLRVMHAREEAVRSARALAERSAAEARRASEEFDSRTTAARAEFHRELDDMRKRGQDERASLITAAREQADADLAQARVALAADTAAAKTQLELDAQQLGEQLADRLAGRTR
- the atpH gene encoding ATP synthase F1 subunit delta, giving the protein MTSLDAKRAGRALFQATQPKGAARATLDSLEQFAALLGQEAELRDALMSVFVPADRKMAAITQVAELLGTAPAARQTLLILAQMRQPAGLFGIIKELKALVNRAERRVDAEITTAVPMSGAQVDRLRDALSQATDQHVTVTTRVDPGIIGGAVTRVGTLVYDGSLARQLARIKEQFVQQG
- the atpA gene encoding F0F1 ATP synthase subunit alpha translates to MTIKADDISRIIREQIGGFQADVDVAEVGTVLSVGDAIARVQGIERCMAGEMIEFPHGVFGIALNLEEDSVGTVLLGEATRIREGDQVRRTGRIISVPVGEELLGRVVNALGQPVDGKGPINAERFDPIERIAPGVVDRQPVREPLQTGLKAIDGMVPIGRGQRELLIGDRQTGKTAVAVDTILNQKDTGVICIYVAIGQKQSTIAQVVRTLEENDALRYTIVVAAGASDPATMLYISPYSGCTMGEFFRDTGRHALVIYDDLSKHAQAYREISLLLRRPPGREAYPGDVFYLHSRLLERAAKLNDSMGGGSLTALPIIETQAGDLSAYIPTNVISITDGQIFLESDLFHQGVRPAINVGNSVSRVGGSAQIKAMRKVAGSLRLDLAQYRALAAFAQFGSDLDKATQQQLHRGVRLVEVLKQPQYQPLTAASQVAILWVATRGHLDAVDLTDVGEWEKGFHAYLAARRPGILAAITEQKDISKDIEAELLSATEEYQKDFTTRIKPAGVA